Proteins co-encoded in one Terriglobia bacterium genomic window:
- a CDS encoding metal ABC transporter permease encodes MTILEILLPAFVASLILTGIHAYLGVHVVERGVIFVDLSLAQIAALGTTVAYLAGHDLHSNAAWVWSLGFTFLGAAIFAFTRVHRKTRIPQEAIIGIVYAVSAGVAILVMSKATQETEHLKDMLVGNILSVTWPELIKTAVLYALVGIFHYVFRERFLLISLDQAEAERRGWNVRFWDFLFYVSFGFVVTSSVAIAGVLLVFCFLIVPSVTAMLFSSRLGTRLAIGWTMGAAVSAGGVALSFILDLPTGATIVATFGGALLILGGLRLAAGRWNGEPPRPSVA; translated from the coding sequence CTCCCGGCGTTCGTCGCCAGTCTGATCCTGACCGGCATCCACGCCTACCTCGGCGTCCACGTGGTGGAGCGCGGGGTGATCTTCGTCGACCTGTCTCTCGCCCAGATCGCAGCGCTCGGCACCACGGTCGCTTACCTCGCGGGGCACGACCTCCATTCCAACGCCGCCTGGGTCTGGTCCCTCGGATTCACGTTCCTGGGCGCGGCGATCTTCGCGTTCACGAGGGTGCACCGGAAGACCCGCATCCCGCAGGAGGCGATCATCGGAATCGTCTACGCGGTGTCGGCCGGAGTAGCGATCCTGGTCATGTCGAAGGCGACCCAGGAGACGGAGCACCTCAAGGACATGCTGGTGGGCAACATCCTGTCGGTCACCTGGCCGGAGCTGATCAAGACCGCGGTTCTCTACGCGCTGGTCGGGATCTTCCACTACGTCTTCCGGGAGCGCTTCCTCCTGATCTCCCTGGACCAGGCCGAGGCGGAGCGCCGCGGATGGAACGTCCGGTTCTGGGATTTCCTCTTCTACGTCTCCTTCGGCTTCGTGGTGACCTCGTCGGTCGCGATCGCGGGGGTGTTGCTCGTCTTCTGCTTCCTGATCGTCCCTTCGGTGACGGCCATGCTCTTCTCCAGCCGGCTGGGGACGCGCCTCGCCATCGGCTGGACGATGGGGGCCGCCGTCTCAGCCGGGGGGGTCGCCCTCTCCTTCATCCTGGACCTGCCCACCGGCGCCACGATCGTCGCGACGTTTGGCGGCGCCCTCCTGATCCTCGGTGGGCTCCGGCTGGCGGCGGGAAGGTGGAATGGCGAGCCTCCGAGGCCTTCGGTCGCCTAG